In Carya illinoinensis cultivar Pawnee chromosome 7, C.illinoinensisPawnee_v1, whole genome shotgun sequence, the following are encoded in one genomic region:
- the LOC122316169 gene encoding cysteine-rich receptor-like protein kinase 26, with translation MAAVCTIISAADCLLPYLSAMLPLSAPASFSGNYTSNSTYRVNLNTVLASMSSNTKIRYGFYNLSVGENSDQVNANALCRGDIGTDECRRCVNASSHDLLQYCPNQKEAIIWYAKCMVRYSNRYIFGVLEANPLYSFYNTRNPSDVDGFTQVLRPLLERLKNLAAAGSSTRKFAVGSETAQDSQTIHALLMCTPDLDELDCKSCLEQTTAEVFSCCYGKQGGRYISPSCDLRYETYTFYDPIAEAPPPSLLPPSSPPTEGKEGNPSRTTIAIVVSAIGSLVLIIIGIFIFYSRVIKKTGEKVKSKFNNPNHAIH, from the exons ATGGCAGCAGTATGTACAATCATCTCTGCTGCAGACTGTCTTTTGCCATATCTTAGTGCTATGTTGCCTCTTAGTGCTCCTGCATCCTTCTCA GGTAACTACACCAGTAACAGTACATACAGAGTAAATCTCAACACCGTCCTGGCGTCTATGTCTTCCAATACCAAAATCAGATACGGGTTTTATAATTTATCCGTCGGAGAAAATTCCGACCAAGTAAACGCGAATGCACTTTGTAGAGGAGACATTGGGACAGACGAATGCCGACGTTGTGTAAATGCGTCAAGTCACGATCTATTGCAGTATTGTCCAAACCAGAAGGAGGCGATCATATGGTACGCGAAATGTATGGTTCGATACTCCAACAGATATATATTTGGTGTTTTGGAAGCCAACCCTTTATATTCCTTCTACAACACACGAAACCCCTCAGATGTAGATGGGTTCACACAGGTTCTACGTCCCTTGTTAGAGAGGCTAAAAAACCTCGCCGCAGCAGGAAGTTCTACTCGCAAATTTGCTGTGGGAAGTGAGACTGCCCAAGACTCCCAAACAATACATGCACTTCTTATGTGCACCCCTGATTTGGATGAACTCGATTGCAAGAGCTGCCTGGAGCAGACCACGGCAGAGGTATTTTCATGCTGTTATGGAAAGCAGGGAGGGAGATATATATCACCCAGCTGTGATTTAAGGTATGAGACTTATACTTTCTACGACCCCATAGCTGAGGCACCACCGCCGTCGCTACTGCCGCCATCATCCCCTCCAACAGAAG GAAAGGAAGGTAACCCATCTCGAACTACAATCGCTATAGTTGTGTCAGCTATTGGTTCTCTAGTACTGATTATAATCGGAATCTTCATCTTCTATTCAAGGGTGATCAAGAAAACAGGAGAGAAAGTTAAAAGTAAGTTCAATAATCCCAATCACGCCATTCACTAG